TGATTTATGAAGAGTCTATTATCTGAACAAATTTTACCCCTAACTATTCCCGAAAAGCTTCAATTAATAGAGGATATTTGGGAAAGTGTTGTTATGGATGCTGATCAAATTCCTTTAACTCCATCTCAGAAACAGGAATTAGATCGGCGTTTAGCCTCTTATCAAAATATTGAAAATGAAGGTGAATCTTGGGAAGTAGTTAAGCGAAGAATCATTAAAGATGACATAGAAAATTAAAATTTTAGAGGAAGCTGAATTAGATTTAGATGAGGCTTATCAGTGGAAAAAACGTTTCTAGCGTAGCGATCG
The sequence above is a segment of the Planktothrix tepida PCC 9214 genome. Coding sequences within it:
- a CDS encoding addiction module protein is translated as MKSLLSEQILPLTIPEKLQLIEDIWESVVMDADQIPLTPSQKQELDRRLASYQNIENEGESWEVVKRRIIKDDIEN